GCACCCGCCCGGCCGCTCTGGAAAAGGACTCCGACGTGAGCCCTGCCGAAGGTGAAAGCCCCCGTGGTGAAACTCTCAGGCCAATGACAGAGGGGGAGTTCCACGGCCGCCCCGGCAGCCACCCGCGTGACCACGGGAGAACTCATGACCGACCTGCGCTTCACCCCTCTGCGCGAGCGCCACGAAGCGCTCGGAGCATCCTTCACCGACTTCGGCGGATGGGCCATGCCCGTGCGCTACACCTCGGATCTCGCTGAGCACCACGCCGTGCGGACGGCGGCGGGTCTCTTCGACATCTCGCACATGGCGCAGTTCCGCGTCGTCGGGCCGGACCGTGACGCGTTCCTCGCGTACGCCCTGGCCTTCGATCCGGCGAAGCTCGCGCTCTCGAAGGCGAAGTACACGATGATCCTGGCGCCGACGGGCGGGATCGTCGACGACCTCATCGTGACGCGCAATGCTCCCGACGAGCTGCTCGTCGTCGCGAATGCGGGAAACCGCGACGCCGTCCGATCAGCGCTGGAGGAGCGCAGGGCCGGCTTCGACGCCGAGATCGATGAGCTCGACGCGTCCCTCATCGCCGTGCAGGGCCCGCGGGCTCAGGAGATCCTGGAGGCGACGGCGGGACTCGATCACGACGACGCGCTCGCGATGGGACACACGCTGGACTCGCTCCCGTACTACACGGCGATGGGTATGCGGTTCCGCAACGGCGCCGTGCTCGTCAGTCGCACCGGGTACACGGGGGAGGACGGGTTCGAACTGAGCGTCGACTCCGCCGACGCAGGCGCGCTCTGGGACGCGCTCCGCGACGCCGGTGAGCCCCTCGGGCTCGTTCCCGCGGGTCTCGCCTCGCGCGACACACTCCGCCTCGAAGCCGGTATGCCGCTCTACGGCCACGAGCTGTCGCTCGACGTCGTCCCCGCCCAGGCAGGCCTCGGCCGCGTCATCCCGCTCGCGACGAAGGAGGCCGACTTCGTGGGCCGCTCCGCTCTCGAACGCGGAATGCCCGAAGACGCCGCCGTGCTCGTCGGCCTCGTCGCCGACGGCAAGCGTGCGGGACGCGCAGGCTACGCCGTCTACGCCGGTGACACGCGCGTCGGCGAGATCACGTCCGGCGCCTTGAGCCCGACGCTCGGCCACCCGATCGCGATGGCGTATGTCGCGGCATCCGTCGCGGATGCGGAGACCCCCCTGACTATCGACGTGCGCGGCACCCGCATCGCCGCGACCGTCTCGACCCTGCCCTTCTACAAGAGGAACGCGAAATGACCGATCTCACCAGCCTCAAGTACACCGCCGAGCACGAGTGGGTCGCCCTCGACGGCGACATCGCCACAGTGGGGATCACCGACTACGCAGCGGACAAGCTCGGTGATGTCGTCTTCGTCGAGCTCCCCGAGGTGGGTGCGACCATCGACGCGCACAGCATCGTGGGCGAGATCGAGTCCACGAAGTCGGTCGGCGAACTCTACGCGCCTCTCACGGGAGACGTCGTCGAGGTCAACGACGCCGTCGTCGACGACCCGTCGCTCGTGAACTCCGATCCGTACGGCGACGGGTGGCTCGTGAAGATCACGGTCGACCCCGCGGCGGTCGCCGACCTGCTCGACCGCGACGCCTACCTCGCACTCACGGGCGGTGACGAGTGACCGGCGCCTTCGCAGAGCGGCACATCGGGACGGATGCCGCAGCCCAGCGCACGATGCTCGACGCGCTCGGCTACGACTCGATCGATGCGCTCCTCGATCGCGCCGTCCCGTCGTCCATCCATGCCGCACCTCGTGAGACGAGCGACATCCCGCCCGCCGCGACCGAGGCGGAGGCACTCGCAGAGCTCCGTGCCCTCGCATCCCAGAACCGCACGGCGCGGCCCATGATCGGCCTCGGCTACTACGACACCTTCACGCCGTCCGTCATCGCGAGGAACGTGCTCGAGAACCCGTCGTGGTACACCGCCTATACGCCGTACCAGCCCGAGATCTCGCAGGGTCGGCTCGAGGCGCTCATCAATTTCCAGACGATGGTCACCGACCTAACGGGGCTCACGACCGCCAACGCATCGATGCTCGATGAGTCGACCGCCGTCGTGGAGGGAATGCTCGTCGCTCGTCGCGCGTCCAAGGCCGTTTCGAACGTCTTCGTCGTCGACGCCGACGCGCTCCCGCAGACGAAGGCACTCCTGCAGGCGCGGGCGAGCGCACTCGGGATCGAGCTGGTCGAACGCGACTTCGCGCAGGGCGAGGTCCTGCCCGACGGCCTCTTCGGCGTGTTCGTCCAGTATCCGGGCGCGTCCGGAAGGGTCTGGGACCCGTCAGCGGTCTTCGACGCAGCGCATGTGGCGGGCGGCCTCGCCGTGGCAGCGGCCGATCTGCTCGCTCTCACTCTCCTGCGTTCGCCCGGCTCCCTCGGGGCGGACGTCGCGGTCGGGACGACGCAGCGCTTCGGTGTGCCGCTCGGCTTCGGCGGTCCGCACGCCGGTTACATGGCGGTCAGGTCGGGCCTCGAGCGTCAGCTTCCCGGTCGGCTCGTCGGCGTGTCGGTGGATGCCGCGGGCCACCCCGCCTACCGCCTGTCGCTGCAGACGCGCGAGCAGCACATCCGTCGTGAGAAGGCGACGTCCAACATCTGCACGGCACAGGTCCTCCTGGCCGTCATGGCAGCCATGTACGCCGTCTATCACGGACCCGACGGGCTGCGAGCGATCGCGACCGACGTCTCGAAGAAGGCGGAGGCGCTCGCCGCGAGGCTCCGCTCGTACGGGTTCTCCCTGGCATCCGATTCCTTCTTCGACACGGTGCGCGTCTTCGTTCCCGGGACGTCACGCCGCATCGTCGACCGGGCACGCGAACGCGGCTACCAGTTGTTCTGGGCCGACGACGCATCGGTGGGCGTGTCGGTCGACGAGACGACGACGGCCGATGATCTCGCCGCCGTCGCGTGGGCGTTCGGGCTCCCCGAAGGCGAATTCGCCGGCGCGGGTGAGCAGGGCGAGCGGGCGCTGCCGTTCCACGACGCGGAGCCGCTCTCGGCTGTTCCGGCGGGTCTCGCGCGGGACGACGAGTTCCTGACACATCCCGTCTTCACGTCGCACCATTCCGAGACCGCCATGATGCGCTATCTCAAGCAGCTGGCCGATCGGGACTACGCCCTCGACCGCGGCATGATCCCGCTCGGCTCCTGCACGATGAAGCTCAACGCCGCGACCGAGATGGCCGCCGTGTCGTGGCCGGAGTTCTCTCGCATGCATCCTTTCGCACCCGAGGCGGACGTGCGCGGCTATCTCGCGATGGTGGAACAGCTCGAGGCATGGCTCGCAGAGGTGACGGGCTATGACGCCGTCTCCCTCCAGCCGAACGCCGGGTCGCAGGGGGAGCTCGCGGGACTCATGGCCATCCGCGGGTATCACCGCGCGAACGGCGACACCGAGCGCACCGTGTGCCTCATCCCGTCCTCGGCCCACGGCACGAACGCCGCATCGGCGGTGCTGGCGGGCATGAAGGTCGTCGTCGTCGCGTGCGACGAGGCGGGGAACGTGGATCTCGCCGACCTTCGCGCGAAGATCGCGGCACACGCCGATCAGCTCTCGGCGCTCATGATCACGTATCCGTCGACGCACGGTGTGTACGAGCACGACGTGCTCGAGATCACGCAGGCCGTCCACGACGCCGGCGGGCAGGTCTACGTCGATGGAGCGAACCTCAACGCGCTCCTCGGCTACGCGCGCTTCGGCGACCTCGGCGGCGATGTGTCGCACTTGAACCTGCACAAGACGTTCGCGATCCCGCACGGCGGAGGGGGTCCCGGCGTGGGCCCCGTCGCGGCGAAGGCCCACCTCGCGCCGTATCTGCCGTCGCATCCGCTCGCCCAGCGCGCCGATCACGCGGGTGGATACGTGTTCGAAGGAGGACCGATCTCGGCAGCGCCGTACGGCTCGGCTTCGATCCTCCCGATCTCGTGGGCGTATGTGCGGATGATGGGCTCGCGGGGGCTTCGGGATGCCACAGCCGCAGCAGTCCTGTCGGCGAACTACATCGCCGCGCGGCTCCGCGATCACTATCCCGTGCTGTACACGGGCGATGGCGGACTCGTCGCGCACGAGTGCATCCTCGACCTGAGGCCCCTGCGTGAGGCGACGGGTGTGACCGTCGACGACGTCGCGAAGCGCCTCATCGACTACGGGTTCCACGCTCCGACGATGTCGTTCCCCGTCGCGGGGACGCTCATGGTCGAGCCGACCGAATCCGAGGACCTCGGCGAGATCGAGCGCTTCATCGAGGCGATGATCGCGATCAAGGCCGAAGCGGATGCCGTCGCGGCGGGCGAATGGCCCCAGGGCGACAACCCGCTCGTCAACGCGCCGCACACGGCCTCGTCGGTCATCGAGGGGGAGTGGGAGCATCCCTATTCCCGATCGACGGCTGTGTACCCCGTGCACGCTCTCGTCCGGACGAAGTACTGGCCTCCCGTGCGGCGCATCGACCAGGCGTACGGCGACCGCAACCTCGTGTGCGCCTGCCCGCCCATCGAGGCCTTCGCCTGACCCGGTGACGGGTGCCGTTCCGCGGCATCCGTCACCGTCCTGTCGTTCCGCGCCCGCCGCGCCTGCGCTCGGGCCGCCGAGACTGCATCTCGCGGCCGAGACCGCGGTCGCAGGGTGCTGTCTCGGCGCGGCGGTGCAGTCTCGCGGTCGAGGGCGTTGTACGCGACGGACGCCCGCGCCCGCGCGGCACCTGTCCGTGGCATCCCCAGCCGAGACTGCATCTCGCGGCCGAGACTGCGGTCGCAGGGTGCTGTCTCGGCGCGGCGGTGCAGTCTCGCTCCGAGGGCGTTGTACGCGACGGACGCCCGCGCCCGCGCGGCACCTCTCCGTGGCATCCCCAGCCGAGACTGCATCTCGCGGCCGAGACTGCGGTCGCAGGGTGCTGTCTCGGGGTGGCGGTGCAGTCTCGCGGCGCAGGAGGTGTGTCGAGCGCCGGTGGGGTGGGGAGGGCTACCCGGGCGAGGTCAGCGTGGGCCCAGGAGGCGCCGCATCGACAAGAGCGCGGCGGTGTCCTCGCGGGAGACGAGCGGCAGCCCGTGGGCGAGGAGGCGGTTGCGGAGAGGCGCGAAAGTCGTCGCCTCGAGCCAGCCCCAGTGGGTCACCGCGCGGACATGGGTTTCGAGACGGATGTCACGCTCGCGGCGTGCCCGCAAGGCCCGCGCGGGATCGCCGAACGAACCGTCGTACTTGATGTCGCCGTCGGCCTCGCCGAGCAGCGACCAGTCCGGCCACCAGAAGTCGCCGCGATCATCCGCCTCCGGCCCCCGTGAGAACTCCTTCTGCAATTCGGGAGCTGGAAACCCGAGCCACCTGATGGCGATGCGGCTCACCGATTCAAGTGGCGACTCCGCCGAGCCGTCGGCCGAACTCAGCGGATCGCGCGCGCGGTCACGGCCGCGACTACTCACCCGTAGCTCATTCACGCCCGCGAGAAGGCCTGCCGTCAGGCTCGGGTCAGTCCGGAGCGCAGCGTCAGCGACCGCAAGTGCGACCGCCGGATGCCGGTGGCGCGCCACGTCCACGGCAGTGTCCGCCGGCGAAGTGACGCCAACGGTCTCGAGCTCGATGAGATGTCGGTCACCGGACCCTGAGTGCATTCGCACACCGGCGACGTCTCGCGCGGTGGAGTTCGGACCACCGAGGACATGAACGGTCGTCGGATCGCGGAACACCGGCAGTCCGAGCAGCGCGCAGGCCGACTCGAGGCAGAACACCGCATCGGGCCTCTGCATCGCAACAGCGTGGACCCTCGCCAGATAGCGTTCCCATCCGCGCAGCGCCGACCACTCCGTGGCATCCGCATAGATGCCCTCGCGAACTCGGATGAGCTCGCCTCGCGCGACCCCGCGCACCGGATGGCTCAGTCCGGCCGCGTGGTGAAGGGCCAGCGGTGCTCGCGCAAGGGTGGGAATGGTCGCCATCAGGAGATCCTCGCGCTCGCTTCCCTTCGCGCTGACGGGCCCGCCGAAATCTGGGGAGGACATCCCCACAGAGCCGGCTGTGGAGGAGTCAGCGTCGCACCCTCGCCGCGGCGCCGCCCGCGACGCCGAGACTGCATCATCCGGCCGACACTGCACGTTCCGGCCGCAGTCTCGGCCGGGGGATGCAGTCTCGCGGACAGTGGTCTCGCGGGCAAGGGGTCTCGCGGACAGGGGCCTCGCGGGCTGGGAGTTCCGCGGACAGCGGCGACGCGGCCGTGGCGGCGCGGCCCCACGATCGCGTCAGGGCGCGGGTCAGGGCGTGGGGGAGCCGCTCGGTGTCGGGGAGACGCTCGGAGTGGGGACCGGCCCGAAGAGGCCCGGCCACAGCGCCACGGCGAGCGGGTAGCCCACGAAGGCGACGATGTCGATGACGGTGTGGGCGATCACGAGGGGCATGACGCGGCCCCAGCGCCGGTAGCACCAGCCGAACACGACGCCCATCGCGAAGTTGCCGACGATCGCACCGAATCCCTGGTACGCGTGGTAGGCCGCACGCAACGCGGCGGTGGACAGGATGATCGTCCACCATCCCCACCCGAGGCGACGCAGGCGATCGAAGAGGTACCCGACGAAGATGACCTCCTCCGTGAGGCCCGCGCGAAGAGCGGCGAGCACGAGGAGCGGCACCGTCCACCACGCCGCGCCGAGCGGCGATGCCTGGACCTGCACCGTGATGCCGAGGGCGCGGCCGGCCGCGTACAGGGCGAGCCCCGGAACGCCGATGAGGGCTGCCAACAGGATGCCGCGGCCCACGTCGCCTCCGAAGCGACGGAAGTCCAGCCCGATCCGGCGCAGGGCGCTCACCCCGGGTTCCCAGAGCAGGAACACGACGAGGGCGACGAGGGCGAGGCCGAAGAAGATCGACAGGAGCTGGTAGAGGACGTCCCAGAACGCCGCGCTGTCGCGTGACGGGTTCAACTGCGTCTGCTGATCGCCGATCGGAGTCGGGCGCAGGAGCGCGCGCACGAGCGACAGGACGGAGTAGAGCGCCGACTGTCCGACGGTCACCGCGAGAACGAGACCGATCTCCCAGCGTGTGCGCGATCGGGCGTATCCGCTTCCACGCTCGAGGAGGGGCAGATCCAGGGCCGGATTCACGCGCATCTTGTCAGAATGTCACAAGCTCGTCGCGCTGAGTTAAGGATCTGTAACGGTTTGCCCCACACGTTTTGCCCAGTTCCCCGAGCATGCTTATGGTTTCCCCTATCCGTGTCCGGTGCTGTCTCAGGCCGGGCACATCACCCTTGCACAGGAGGAAATGTGAAGATCGCGCGTCTTGCGGCGGGCGTGGGCATCGTGGCGGCAGGAGCACTCGTGCTCGCCGGCTGCGGCAACCCATACCAGTCCGAAGTCGTCGAAGGCACGGAGATCACGGTTGCGTACAACTCGGGATTCTTCCACTTCAACGACGACAGCTCGGCCGGAAACAACACGGCCAACGGCAACGTCAAGTACATGACGGACACCAGCTTCGGGTACTACGACAACACCCCGGAGTATGTCCACCGCACCGACTTCGGCACCTACGAGAAGACCAGCGATGACCCGCTGACCGTCGAGTACGAGATCACCGCCGACGCCGTGTGGTCCGATGGTGTCCCGATCGACGAGGCCGACCTGCTCCTCCAGTGGGCAGCCATGTCCGGCAACGTCGACGAGGCGTTCTCGCCTGCCGCGACCACCGGCTACAACCTCATCACCGAGACGCCGGCCACCGACGACAAGAAGATCACCCTCGTCTACGACGAGCCCTACGTCGACTGGGAGCTCGTGAGCCCCCTCGGCGTCTCGGCCCACGGCACGTACGCGCTCGCCTTCCCGGACGAGTACAGCGACGTCCAGGCTGCGTACGACACGTGGAAGGACTCGGGCGAGGAAGGCGACTTCACCGCTTACAGCGACGCCGCCAAGGCATTCGCCGAGGACGCGAAGCAGAAGGTCGTCGACGCCATCACCGACGGTGACACCGAGGTGCTCGCTGCCCTCGGCGACGCGTGGAGCAACGCCTACGGCTACACCACCCTCCCGGACAGCCCCGCCGCTGCCCTGACGAGCGGCCCGTACATCGTTGACGACATCGTCGAGGATCAGTACATCACCATCGCGAACAACCCCCTCTACACGTGGGGTCCGTCGCCGAAGTTCGAGAAGATCACGGTCCGCACGATCGCGGACTCGACGACCGCCCTCCAGGCTCTGGAGTCGGGCGAGCTCGACATCTGGACCGGCCAGCCGACGTCGGACATCCTCGAGGTGGCCAACGGCATCGACACGGCCGACGTGCAGACGGGCGTCCAGGCGTCGCACGAGCACATCGACCTGACGGTCAACAACGGCGGTCCCTTCGACCCCGCCACCTACGGCGGAGACGAAGAGAAGGCGCTCAAGGTTCGCCAGGCGTTCCTGATGACGGTGCCGCGTGAAGAGATCGTCGACAAGATCATCAAGCCGCTCAACCCCGAGGCGACCGTCCGCAACACGAACCTCGTTTCGCAGGCCGACACGGCGCGCTACGACGAACTCGTCGCGGCGAACGGCTCGGACGCGTACGCCGAGGTCGACATCGAGGGTGCCAAGGCGCTTCTCGCGGAGGCCGGAGTGACGACGCCCATCGAGGTCGGCTTCTGGTACCCCGAGGGCAACGTCCGCCGTGGTCAGCAGTACGAGCTCATCGCCTCGTCCGCTGCTCTCGCGGGCTTCCAACTCGTCGACGAGGCAGAGCCCGACTGGGTCTTCACCGACCCGTCGGCCGAGCCGATCAACCCGCACGACGCGACCCTGTTCGCGTGGTCGCAGACCTCGACCGCCATCGGTGGATCCGACCAGATCTACGCGTGCTACGACGACCCGATGGCCAAGGGTGGAAACTACAACGGCTACTGCGACGAAGAGGTGTCCGACGCACTCGCGACACTGAACGTGACGGCAGACGAGGCGACGCAGACCGAGCTGCTCGTCACGGCCGAGACCGGAATCTGGTCGGACGCGGTCACGCTTCCGATCTTCCAGTTCCCGGGTCTCCTGGTGTCGAGTGACAAGGTCACCGGTGTGGAGATCATGCCGCTGAGCCCGGACTACTTCTGGAACTTCTGGGAGTGGGCCCCCGCCGACGCCGGCGAGTGATCCTGTCGTCCGGGTGAGCGGTCCTGCCGTTCACCCGGACAGACACGACCGATGACTGTGGGTGCCGAGGCGAACCCTCGGCACCCACAGTCATGTCCGGCGGTGCTTCGTACGCACGATTCCGCCGACCGCGTAGTAGTTTTGGGCGCAGTCCGATCGAGTCCCCACAGGGACGCCGCGGACTGACTTCGGCCCCATATCCGAGAGGGCTCACGTGCTGACCTTCATCCTGCGACGACTGGGTGCGACGATCCTCGTCCTCCTCGTCGCATCCTTCATCGTCTACAACCTCACAGCGATCACCGCCGATCCGCTGCGAGAGCTCCGCGCAAGCAACTCGCCCAACCGCGAGGAGCAGATCGCCAATCGGATCGAGCTGCTCAATCTCGATCTGCCGCCCATCGTGCGGTATTTCTCGTGGCTCGGCGGGGCAGCGAAATGCGTCATCCTGCAGTGCGACCTCGGCATCGCCTTCTCGCGAAGCAACCAGCAAGTCACCGACGCGGTGGGCAACGCCGCCGGCTCCACCATCCAGCTCGTGACAGCCGCGACGATCATCGCCATCATCTTCGGGCTCACGATCGGCATCCTCACGGCTCTCCGCCAGTACAGCGGCTTCGACTACACGGTCACTTTCCTGACCTTCGTCGTCTACTCCCTCCCGATCTTCTGGGTCGCCGTTCTTCTCAAGGAGTTCGGCGCCATCCGCCTCAACGCCTTCCTGTCCGATCCGGAAGTCACGGTCTGGGCGATCCTGCTCACGGGACTCATCTCCGGCATCATCTTCATGAGCGTCCTCGGCGGAAGCTGGAAGCGCCGCCTCATCACGTTCGGCGGCGCGTTCATCGCCGCCGGCGGACTTCTCTGGTTCCTCGGCATCACGGGATGGTTCGCGCGTCCTCAGATCGGCATTGCCGGCATCATCATCACGGGCATCGGCGCGGCGATCGGTATCACCGCGCTGTCGACGGGCCTCGCGAACCGGCGCGCCCTCTACTCGTCGCTCATCGTCGTTGGAATCTGGGGCGCCCTCTGGTATCCGCTGCAGTTCCTCTTCCTCTACGTCCCCACCGGGTGGATGCTGTTCTTCCTCGGCATCGCCGCGATCGGACTGGGCATTCTCGTCGGCGTGGTCGTGGGCGGCGACGGCAAGCGGGAAGCGGCGAGGACTGCGGCCGTCGTCAGCTTCATCACGTTCTTCGTCGTCGTCGTCGACCGAGTCCTGCTGGTCTACCCCGACTATGTCGACCGCATTCCGCAGTCGGGCGTCATCGCGACGATCGGATCGAGTACACCTGGTCTGCGCGGAGACATGTGGTTCCAGATCCTCGACGGATTCGCCCACCTCATCCTCCCGACCATCGCCCTGGCGGTCGTGTCGATCGCCGCCTACACGCGGTACGCGCGCTCGAGCCTGCTCGAGGTCATGAACCAGGACTACGTGCGCACGGCTCGTGCGAAGGGGCTCACGGAGCGCACCGTCGTCGTCCGCCACGCGATGCGGAATGCGCTCATCCCGATCGCGACCATCATCGCCTTCGACATCGGCGCTCTCATCGGCGGTGCCGTCATCACCGAGACGATCTTCGCCTGGAAGGGGATGGGCGCGCTCTTCGTGGACGGTCTCAACGCGGGCGACGTGAATCTCGTGATGGGCTTCTTCGTCGTCACCGGCGTCCTCGCCGTCATCTTCAACCTCATCGCGGACCTCTTGTACTCCGCACTCGACCCACGGATCCGGGTGAGCTGACATGTCGACCACGATTCCTACCGGAGCCCCGCAGGACCGCGGGAGCGAACAGTCCATCGAGCAGAAGGCCGTCGCAGGCCTCAGCCAGGGCGCCCTCGTCCGCCGACGATTCTTCCGTCATGGCGGCGCCATGGCAGCCCTCGTCGTCCTCGTCCTCGTCATCCTGCTGGCCTTCACCTCCGTCGGCACCGTTATCGGCGGGACAGGAACGCTCGAAGCCGGTCCCGGCGGGGAGCTCCAGATCAACGGCTTCCGCATTCCTGGTTGGTGGCCGCTCGACTGGTTCACGCAGTACCCCGTCGTCAACGGGGGAGCGCCGACTCTGTCGCTGTGGCCGCTGAGCCTCGGCGAGCACCCGTTCGGTCAAGACACGCTGGGCAAGGACATCTTCGCCCAGGTCATGCGTGGAACGCAGCAGTCGCTGACGGTCATGTTCCTCGTCGGCATCGTGTCGCTCGTGATCGGCGTCCTCCTGGGATCCCTCTCCGGTTTCTACCGCGGCTGGGTCGACTCGCTCGTCATGCGCTTCACCGACGTCATCATCATCATCCCGATCATCGTCATCGGCTCGATCCTCGGACGGCTCTTCGGTGGCAATGCGATCGTCTTCGGTCTCTTCCTCGGCATCCTGAGCTGGACCGGTCTTGCGCGACTCGTGCGCGGCGATTTCCTCGCTCTTCGCGAGCGCGAGTTCGTCGATGCCGCCCGCGTCGCGGGCGCGAGCAATGCCCGGATCATCTTCCGGCACATCCTTCCGAACGCCGTCGGCGTCATCATCGTCAACACGACGCTCCTGATGAGTGCCGCCGTGCTGATCGAGGCGGCGCTCAGCTTCCTCGGCTTCGGAATCACGTACCCGGACGTCTCACTGGGTCAGATCATCAGCGAGTATCGCGAGGCGTTCCGCACGCGACCGTGGCTCTTCTGGTGGCCGGGTCTGTTCATCGTGATCCTCGCGCTATGCATCAACTTCATCGGCGATGGGCTCCGCGACGCCTTCGATCCACGCCAGCAGGGCAAGGTCAGCCGACGCAAGGCTTCGCGCGCGATCGCCGCCATCCCCTCAGTCCAGGCCGTGCAGATGGTCGAAGGTCCGACATCGAGCGACGATGACGACGTCTATATGGACGGGTTCAGCAGGTTCCCCGAACCCGAACCGAGGGTCGATCCCGTCGAGCGGCCCGGCACGGGGCCGGATGGCGATGCGGATGCCAGCGGGCCGGGGTCGAAGGACGGTCAGCCGTGAGGCAGCAGCGCGATGCTCAGGACGGCGGCCGCAATCAGGACGGCCGTCACTCCGATGTGCAGCACGCCGAGGGTGGTGGCCGTTCCTCCCGCGAGCGCGGGGCCGGCCGCACGCCGGTACTCCTCGAGGTGCCGCAGCACGAGCGTCGCGGAGTCTCCCGACTCGGTACCCGCAGCATCCGACGGGCGACGCGTCTCGCCCTCGCCGGGGGTCCCCGCGACCTCTTCCCG
This genomic stretch from Microbacterium sp. SLBN-146 harbors:
- a CDS encoding ABC transporter permease, which encodes MSTTIPTGAPQDRGSEQSIEQKAVAGLSQGALVRRRFFRHGGAMAALVVLVLVILLAFTSVGTVIGGTGTLEAGPGGELQINGFRIPGWWPLDWFTQYPVVNGGAPTLSLWPLSLGEHPFGQDTLGKDIFAQVMRGTQQSLTVMFLVGIVSLVIGVLLGSLSGFYRGWVDSLVMRFTDVIIIIPIIVIGSILGRLFGGNAIVFGLFLGILSWTGLARLVRGDFLALREREFVDAARVAGASNARIIFRHILPNAVGVIIVNTTLLMSAAVLIEAALSFLGFGITYPDVSLGQIISEYREAFRTRPWLFWWPGLFIVILALCINFIGDGLRDAFDPRQQGKVSRRKASRAIAAIPSVQAVQMVEGPTSSDDDDVYMDGFSRFPEPEPRVDPVERPGTGPDGDADASGPGSKDGQP